The DNA window CGTGAGCTTGATGTGCGCCGCGCGAGCGACTCTTTCCACGGTTTCTCTGTCCATTGTCAGACCTATGGGGCCTAACGCGCGTTCAATAATAAATTGTATCGCGGACTGCCGATGAAAACCACGCCGTATAATGTGACGGCATCCTTCTCGAAAGCGAATCCTTCGCCGTTGGCTTTCGCGAACTCGGCCATGTCTATGCCAAGGGCAGACACGGAAGGAATGAGCATCTCGGGGAATCTGCACGGCTCCGGGTAAGAGCATACCCCGCAATAGCGGCATCCGCCGTCGGAAAAGCCTTCGCTGACATATCCCTCCCTTCTGAGCGCCAGCACTACGTTTCTGACGTGCGTCTGCAGGTCTTCGCCCAGCTTCTCCAAAGCCATCACGTCCCTGAAGTCTACTTCGAATCTCTTCTTGAAAACCCCGGCCATGTCGTATTTGCCGCGCAGATCGCGGATGTTGCCGGAATATCCGGGAGGGCAGCCCCAGGTCCTGCCGTAGCTGCCGCATTTGTTCTCTGCGCAGAGACTTCTGCATTTGAGCAGGGATTCCT is part of the Candidatus Methanomethylophilaceae archaeon genome and encodes:
- a CDS encoding DUF2284 domain-containing protein; translation: MKPWRNVAADTLPEGFDLMDWKLPEYSEESLLKCRSLCAENKCGSYGRTWGCPPGYSGNIRDLRGKYDMAGVFKKRFEVDFRDVMALEKLGEDLQTHVRNVVLALRREGYVSEGFSDGGCRYCGVCSYPEPCRFPEMLIPSVSALGIDMAEFAKANGEGFAFEKDAVTLYGVVFIGSPRYNLLLNAR